The segment GCGGAGGCCCGAGAGCTCTACGGTCGATGGATCGATGAGCTGTGGAACGGGCCGACCGGTCTCGCGAAACTCAAAGCGGTGGCCGAAGAACTGGTGAGCGACGACTTCCTCGGGCACTGGCCGAGCGTCGAGGTGGAGGGAGCAGGCAAGCTCGCCGCGCTGATCGACGCGACCAAGTCGTCGTACCGGGACCTGGTGTTCGAGATCGAAGTCGGTCCGTTCGCGGAGGACGGTTTCGTCGCAGGTCGATGGGCGGGCCAGGGCACGACCGTCGACGGGCAGCCGGTCTACCTGTCTGGCAACGACATCCTGACGATTCGGGACGGCCGGTTCACCGAGTACTGGGTGGCGTCGAGCGAGATGTGACGGCGCGGCCGATACAGTGCCGGGTCAGCGCGTCGGCCGGTGCTCCCGTGCGAGGCGCATGGTCTCGGCGAGCAGGTCGTGGACCTGTTCGAACTCGGTGAGGAAGCCGTCGTGTCCGGAGTCCGAGTGGACCACGTGCAGGCCGCCGACGCAGTTCCCCAGGTCGCGGGCCAGCTCTTCCTGCTGGTAGAGCGGGTACAGGCGGTCGGAGTCGATGCCGCCCACGACGGTCGGGACGGGGCACGCGCGGAGTGCGGCGGTGACGCCGCCGCGGCCGCGGCCGACGTCGTGGTTGCTCAGGACGTCTGAGAGCACCACGTAGCTGCCGGGATCGAAGCGGCGCATCAACTTGTCGGCCTGGTGTTCCAGGTAGCTGGCGACCGCGTAGCGGCCGTCGATCAGCGGCTCCTCGTCGCCCTGCGGTCGATTTCCGAAGCGGTCGTCGAGCTCGCGATCCCACCGATAGGAGAGATGGGCGATGCGGCGGGCGATGCCCATGCCGGTGGCGGGGGACCGGCCGGTGCCGTAGTAGTCGCCGCCCTGCCAGTCGCGGTCGGCCTTGATGGCCTCGATCTGGGTGGTCTGGGTGCCGATCTGGTCGGCGCTGGCACGTGCTCCGACGGCCAACACCAGGGCGGCGCCGACGCGGTCGGGATAGGTGAGCGCCCACTCAAGAGCACGCGCACCGCCCATCGATCCGCCGGTGACGGCGGCGAAGCGGCCGATGCCGAGGGCGTCGAAGGCGCGTGCTTCGGCGTGAACCAGGTCGCGGACGGTCAGTCGCGGGAAACGAGATCCCCACGGCGTGCCGTCGGGCGCGATGGATCCGGGACCGGTGGAGCCGAAGCAGCTGCCGATCGCATTGGGTGCGATGACGCACCACTCGTCGGTGTCGACCGCGAGGCCGGGGCCGACGAGGCCGTCCCACCACCCGGCCATCGGCGATCGATCGTCGCTGGGGCCGGTCACGTGGGAGTTGCCGGTGAGCGCGTGCAATGCGAGGACCACGTTGTCGCGCGCGGCGTTCGGGGTTCCCCACTTCTGGAAGGTGACGGTGACGTCGGCGAGCCCGACACCCGAATCGAGTGTCAGGTCGCCGATCGAGACCGCGGTCTGCGCGCCGTCCGGGCCGGTGGCCCAGCGCGGATCGCTCACCGTCGTGGCCGGGTCGATGTTCACCGACACCGGACCCCTCCCATCCGTGAAGGAATCACTGTGTATTTCTTGATGCCTGCGAGGACTACTTGGCGGCCGCGGCGGCCGCGAAGCCCTTGTCCAGGTCGGCGATGATGTCGTCGATGCCCTCGATGCCGACGGCCAGGCGCACCAGGCCCGGGGTCACGCCCGCGGCGAGCTGATCCTCGGCGGACAGCTGGCTGTGGGTGGTCGACGCCGGGTGGATGACCAGCGAGCGGACGTCGCCGATGTTGGCCACGTGGCTGTGCAGCTCCAGACCGTTCACGAAGGCCTTGCCGGCCTCGACGCCGCCCTCGATCTCGAACGAGACGATGGCGCCCGCACCCTTGGGGAGCAGTTCCTTGGCGCGCTCGTAGTACGGCGACGAGGGCAGACCGGCGTAAATGGTCTTGGTGACCTGGCCGTGGCCCTCGAGGTACTCGGCGATCTTCTGGGCGTTCGCGACGTGGCGCTCCATGCGCAGGCTCAGGGTCTCGATGCCCTGGGCCAGCAGGAAGGAGTTGAACGGAGAGATGGCGGCACCGGTGTCGCGGAGCAGCTGGACGCGGGCCTTGAGTGCGTAGGCCGGGGCACCGAGGTCGGCGTAGACGACGCCGTTGTAGCTGGCGTCCGGGGTGGTGAAGCCGGGGAACAGGTCCTGGCCGTCACGCTGGACGCGCCAGTCGAACTTGCCGCCGTCGACGATGGCGCCGGCGATCGCGGTGCCGTGGCCGCCGATGTACTTGGTGGCCGAGTGGACGACGATGTCGGCGCCGTGCTCGAACGGATTCAGCAGGTACGGGGTGGCGATCGTGTTGTCGACGATCAGCGGGAGGCCCGCGTCGTGGGCGACTCCGGCGAGGCCCGCGATGTCGAGGACCTGGTTGTGCGGGTTGGAGATGGTCTCGGCGAACACGGCGCGCGTGTTCGGCTTGATGGCCGCACGCCACGATTCGAGGTCGTCGGCGTCCTCGACGAAGGTCACCTCGATGCCGAACTTCGGCAGGGTGTACTGGAACAGGTTGTACGTGCCGCCGTAGACGCGCGGGCTGGCGACGACGTGGCCGCCCGCCTCGACGATGTTCTGGATCGCGTAGGTGGTGGCGGCCATGCCGGAGGCCACCAGCAGACCGGCGACGCCGCCGCTGAGGGCGGCCAGACGCTGCTCGACGGCGTCCTCGGTCGGGTTCATGATGCGCGTGTAGATGTTGCCGGGCTCAGCCAGGGCGAACAGGTTCGCAGCGTGATCGGTGTTGTCGAAGACGAACGAGGTGGTCTGGTAGATCGGCAGCGCGCGGGCCTTGGTCGTCTCGTCGACCACCTGGCCTGCGTGCACCTGGATGGTCTCGAAGCTCCAATTTGCGGCATCAGACATGGACGTCATTCACTTTCTTCGGTCGGCGGCCCCTGCGGGCCCTCGTATGGGTCCGACCATCGGACCCGCGCTTGCTGCGACGAGTCCGTCGCAGCCAGGACATCACCCGGAGCACCCCACCGCGGTAGGAGGGTTGCCGGTCAGCGAGCCGGGGCTGAATGCTGACACTCATGACCTGTTGCTGAGAATATCTCAACACTGAGAGGCGGATGTAACAGCTGCGGGGTCGGTGCTTTTAACCCTTTTGCTCCGCAGATTCCTGTGGTAGAAGACTCGCTTCGCTTCGTTCGCGGTCGGGCGGTGGGCGGTATCACTGCTTCATTCGGGAATGTTCCTCCGAGACGGGCCGTTGCGTCTCGGGTGACCACTTCTTCCACCGCCGCCGCACCCGCCGAGACCTCGACGCGTCGCGGGGTCGGCTGGGTGATTCTCGCGCTGGCCCTCGGTGGCTTCGGCATCGGCACCACCGAGTTCGTAGCGATGGGGCTGCTGCCCAACATCGCCTCCGATCTCGAGATCACCGAGCCGGTCGCCGGCCACCTGATCTCCGCCTACGCGCTCGGCGTGGTGGTCGGCGCGCCGGTCATCGCAGTGTTGGCGGCTCGGATGTCGCGACGCACACTCCTCATGTCTCTGATGGTGGCGTTCACGATCGGCAACGGGCTCAGCATCGCCGCGCAGTCGTATCCGATTCTGATGGCCGCGCGCTTCGTCGCGGGACTGCCGCACGGCGCGTACTTCGGTGTCGCGGCGCTCGTCGCCGCCCACCTCGCCGGGCCCGGCAAGCGGGCCAGCGCCGTCGGGCAGGTGATGATGGGCCTCTCGGTCGCCAACGTCCTCGGCGTCCCCGCCGCCACGTGGCTGGGGCAGGCGCTCGGCTGGCGGTCGGCGATGGCGCTCGTCGTCGTGATCGGCGTGGCGACGGTGGCGTCGCTGTGGCGGGTGCTGCCCGACCTGAGTGACATGCCGTCGTCGTCCCCGAAGGCCGAGCTCGGCGGACTCCGTCGCAGCCAGATCTGGCTGACCCTGCTGGTCGGCGTCATCGGCTTCGGCGGTTTCTTCGCCTTCTACACCTATCTGAACACGGCGTTGACCTCGCTCGGCGGCATCTCCGAGAGCGCCGTCCCGATCGCACTGATGCTCTTCGGTGCGGGCATGGTCACTGGAAACTATGTCGGCGGCAGGATGGCGGACGCGCTCGGCGACCGCGCCATCGCCATCGGCATGGCTGCGGCCGCGGTCACCTTGCTGCTGTTCGC is part of the Gordonia phthalatica genome and harbors:
- a CDS encoding nuclear transport factor 2 family protein, coding for MSESTAEARELYGRWIDELWNGPTGLAKLKAVAEELVSDDFLGHWPSVEVEGAGKLAALIDATKSSYRDLVFEIEVGPFAEDGFVAGRWAGQGTTVDGQPVYLSGNDILTIRDGRFTEYWVASSEM
- the metX gene encoding homoserine O-acetyltransferase MetX; the encoded protein is MSVNIDPATTVSDPRWATGPDGAQTAVSIGDLTLDSGVGLADVTVTFQKWGTPNAARDNVVLALHALTGNSHVTGPSDDRSPMAGWWDGLVGPGLAVDTDEWCVIAPNAIGSCFGSTGPGSIAPDGTPWGSRFPRLTVRDLVHAEARAFDALGIGRFAAVTGGSMGGARALEWALTYPDRVGAALVLAVGARASADQIGTQTTQIEAIKADRDWQGGDYYGTGRSPATGMGIARRIAHLSYRWDRELDDRFGNRPQGDEEPLIDGRYAVASYLEHQADKLMRRFDPGSYVVLSDVLSNHDVGRGRGGVTAALRACPVPTVVGGIDSDRLYPLYQQEELARDLGNCVGGLHVVHSDSGHDGFLTEFEQVHDLLAETMRLAREHRPTR
- a CDS encoding bifunctional o-acetylhomoserine/o-acetylserine sulfhydrylase, which produces MSDAANWSFETIQVHAGQVVDETTKARALPIYQTTSFVFDNTDHAANLFALAEPGNIYTRIMNPTEDAVEQRLAALSGGVAGLLVASGMAATTYAIQNIVEAGGHVVASPRVYGGTYNLFQYTLPKFGIEVTFVEDADDLESWRAAIKPNTRAVFAETISNPHNQVLDIAGLAGVAHDAGLPLIVDNTIATPYLLNPFEHGADIVVHSATKYIGGHGTAIAGAIVDGGKFDWRVQRDGQDLFPGFTTPDASYNGVVYADLGAPAYALKARVQLLRDTGAAISPFNSFLLAQGIETLSLRMERHVANAQKIAEYLEGHGQVTKTIYAGLPSSPYYERAKELLPKGAGAIVSFEIEGGVEAGKAFVNGLELHSHVANIGDVRSLVIHPASTTHSQLSAEDQLAAGVTPGLVRLAVGIEGIDDIIADLDKGFAAAAAAK
- a CDS encoding MFS transporter, whose protein sequence is MTTSSTAAAPAETSTRRGVGWVILALALGGFGIGTTEFVAMGLLPNIASDLEITEPVAGHLISAYALGVVVGAPVIAVLAARMSRRTLLMSLMVAFTIGNGLSIAAQSYPILMAARFVAGLPHGAYFGVAALVAAHLAGPGKRASAVGQVMMGLSVANVLGVPAATWLGQALGWRSAMALVVVIGVATVASLWRVLPDLSDMPSSSPKAELGGLRRSQIWLTLLVGVIGFGGFFAFYTYLNTALTSLGGISESAVPIALMLFGAGMVTGNYVGGRMADALGDRAIAIGMAAAAVTLLLFAALVSTGWPAVIVTFFVGCSGSTAIPGLQTRLMDVADDAQTIAAALNHSALNVANAIGAWLGGMVIAEGLGYRAPSIAGAALAAGGVVVLIIAVLAARRSGTAEPPREESVAVGTDRYSELP